One stretch of Thermanaerosceptrum fracticalcis DNA includes these proteins:
- the typA gene encoding translational GTPase TypA → MRRDNIRNIAIIAHVDHGKTTLVDKMLAQSGVFRANEQVVERVMDSHDLEREKGITILAKNTAVNYEGVTINIIDTPGHADFGGEVERIMKMVNGVLLVVDAFEGCMPQTRFVLRKALEQNLVPVVVVNKIDRENARPLEVVDQVIDLFIDLGATEEQLEFPVVYASGLKGTASLSHQEPGENLEPLFKAIIEHIPAPEGELEEPLQMQVTLLDYNDYLGRIGIGRIHRGVIKNGSQVSAVRRDGRIETCRISKLFGFQGLNRVEINEASMGDIVAVAGLGEINVGETICSPDAPLALPLLKIDEPTIQMSFIVNNSPFAGREGEPVTSRKLGARLMKEMETDVSLRVQETDSPEIFSVAGRGELHLAILVETMRREGLEFQVSKPEVIYREMGGILCEPFEYLVLDIPEEYVGPVMEKLGARKGDLLNMVNTNGHVRLEYSIPARGLVGFRTEFLTDTRGYGIMNHSFEEYKPYRGEITSRKNGVLIAWETGTATNYGLLSIEDRGTLFIIPGTEVYEGMIVGENSREQDIVVNVCKEKALTNMRSSTKEETVKLKAPRLFTLEQALEYLGDDEYLEVTPKSFRLRKKFLKKADREKYEKQKKSLVG, encoded by the coding sequence GTGCGACGTGATAATATACGGAACATTGCCATCATTGCCCACGTAGACCATGGCAAAACCACATTGGTTGATAAAATGCTGGCCCAGTCCGGTGTCTTCAGGGCTAATGAGCAAGTAGTAGAAAGAGTAATGGATTCCCATGACCTGGAGCGGGAAAAAGGCATTACGATCCTGGCCAAAAATACGGCAGTAAACTATGAAGGGGTTACCATCAATATCATTGATACTCCTGGCCACGCTGATTTCGGCGGTGAGGTGGAGCGCATTATGAAAATGGTCAATGGTGTGCTCCTGGTTGTCGATGCTTTTGAGGGCTGTATGCCCCAGACCAGGTTTGTCTTAAGAAAAGCGCTGGAGCAAAACCTGGTGCCCGTTGTCGTTGTAAATAAAATCGACCGGGAAAACGCCCGTCCTTTGGAAGTAGTGGACCAGGTGATCGATTTATTCATCGATCTGGGTGCTACAGAGGAGCAGTTGGAGTTTCCCGTTGTCTACGCATCCGGTTTAAAAGGGACAGCCAGTTTATCTCACCAGGAGCCGGGGGAAAATCTTGAGCCTCTCTTTAAGGCCATTATCGAACATATCCCCGCACCTGAAGGTGAATTGGAAGAACCGCTGCAGATGCAGGTTACCCTCCTGGATTATAACGATTACCTGGGCCGTATCGGTATTGGCCGGATTCATAGGGGGGTTATCAAAAACGGCAGTCAGGTTTCCGCGGTAAGAAGGGATGGCCGTATTGAAACCTGCCGCATTAGTAAGCTTTTTGGTTTCCAGGGCTTAAACCGGGTGGAAATCAATGAGGCCAGCATGGGGGATATTGTGGCTGTAGCAGGGCTGGGGGAAATTAATGTGGGTGAGACGATTTGTAGTCCGGATGCTCCTCTCGCTTTGCCTCTTTTAAAGATTGATGAACCCACCATCCAGATGAGCTTTATTGTGAACAATTCACCTTTTGCCGGAAGAGAAGGGGAACCTGTCACTTCCCGGAAACTGGGGGCCCGTTTAATGAAAGAGATGGAGACCGATGTTTCCTTGCGGGTACAGGAGACAGACAGCCCGGAAATCTTTTCAGTGGCGGGCCGCGGTGAGCTGCACCTGGCTATTCTGGTAGAAACCATGCGCCGGGAAGGCCTGGAGTTTCAGGTATCAAAACCTGAGGTTATTTACCGCGAAATGGGAGGTATCCTGTGTGAGCCTTTTGAATACCTGGTTTTAGATATTCCCGAGGAGTATGTGGGGCCTGTGATGGAGAAATTGGGTGCGCGGAAGGGCGATCTTCTCAACATGGTCAATACCAACGGGCATGTCCGCCTGGAATATTCTATCCCGGCCAGGGGGCTGGTGGGGTTCCGTACTGAATTCCTCACGGATACACGGGGCTACGGGATCATGAACCACAGCTTCGAGGAATATAAACCTTACCGGGGGGAGATAACCAGCCGTAAAAACGGGGTTCTCATTGCCTGGGAAACGGGTACGGCTACCAATTATGGCTTGTTATCCATTGAGGATAGAGGGACACTCTTTATCATCCCGGGAACTGAAGTTTACGAAGGCATGATTGTGGGAGAAAACAGCCGGGAACAGGATATCGTGGTGAATGTCTGCAAAGAAAAAGCCCTTACCAACATGAGGTCTTCTACCAAAGAAGAGACAGTGAAGCTTAAGGCACCCCGTCTTTTTACTCTGGAACAGGCCCTGGAGTACTTGGGAGATGACGAGTATTTGGAGGTAACGCCTAAATCCTTCCGCCTGCGGAAGAAATTTTTAAAGAAGGCAGACAGGGAGAAATACGAAAAGCAGAAGAAGTCACTAGTAGGTTGA
- the uraA gene encoding uracil permease, which translates to MAKKVIQVDEKVPFLEALPLSFQHLFAMFGASVLVPILFKVDPATVLLMNGIGTLIYLVLCKGKIPAFLGSSFAFLSPVFAVMSKYNYEAALGGFIASGIIFMATATIIKFAGTAWIHKVFPPAAMGAIVAIIGLELAPVAADMAGLTAKTLDPKAVLVSMVTLIVVILGSVLFRGFLAVIPILIGIVAGYVLSLALGMVSFAPVAQASLIKMPTMYTPTFNIGAIITIIPAALVVIAEHIGHLIVTANIVGRDLTRDPGLHRSLMGDGISTTLSGFVGSVPTTTYGENIGVMAITKVFSVWVIGGAAVISIILAFSGKLAALIQSIPTPVMGGVSLLLFGVIAASGIRMLVEQKVDYSKPKNLILTSVVLIIGLSGAHVELGTVSLKGMALATIVSIVISLLFNMFENAGLMNDKEEGVH; encoded by the coding sequence ATGGCGAAAAAAGTAATTCAAGTAGACGAAAAAGTTCCCTTTCTGGAAGCTTTGCCTTTAAGCTTTCAGCACTTGTTTGCCATGTTTGGCGCTTCCGTCCTGGTCCCCATTCTCTTTAAGGTAGACCCTGCCACCGTTCTCTTGATGAATGGTATAGGTACACTGATTTATTTGGTCTTGTGTAAAGGAAAGATTCCCGCTTTTTTAGGTTCCAGTTTTGCCTTTCTCTCCCCCGTTTTTGCTGTGATGAGCAAATATAATTATGAAGCAGCCCTGGGAGGTTTTATCGCTTCGGGGATTATCTTTATGGCTACGGCCACGATCATTAAATTCGCCGGTACCGCATGGATTCATAAAGTATTTCCTCCTGCAGCCATGGGTGCCATCGTCGCCATCATTGGATTGGAACTGGCTCCCGTCGCCGCGGATATGGCCGGGCTAACGGCCAAAACCCTGGATCCTAAAGCTGTACTAGTTTCCATGGTAACCTTAATTGTGGTGATTCTCGGTTCTGTTCTTTTCCGCGGATTCCTGGCGGTCATTCCCATACTGATTGGTATTGTGGCCGGCTATGTATTATCCCTGGCTCTAGGCATGGTTTCTTTCGCTCCTGTTGCTCAAGCCAGTTTAATTAAAATGCCCACAATGTATACCCCTACCTTCAACATCGGCGCCATCATCACCATTATTCCTGCGGCGCTGGTCGTCATTGCCGAGCATATCGGTCACCTCATCGTTACCGCAAATATCGTAGGCAGAGACTTAACAAGAGACCCCGGGTTGCACCGCTCATTAATGGGGGATGGCATTTCCACAACACTCTCCGGTTTTGTAGGCTCAGTGCCTACTACCACCTACGGGGAAAACATCGGTGTCATGGCCATTACTAAAGTGTTCAGCGTCTGGGTCATTGGCGGTGCTGCTGTCATCTCCATTATCCTGGCTTTCTCCGGCAAACTGGCGGCCCTGATTCAGAGTATTCCTACTCCTGTGATGGGTGGTGTGTCCCTCTTACTCTTCGGTGTCATCGCTGCCTCCGGTATTCGTATGCTGGTAGAACAAAAAGTAGATTACAGCAAACCCAAAAATCTCATTCTTACCTCGGTGGTGTTAATAATCGGTTTAAGCGGGGCCCATGTAGAACTGGGTACAGTTTCCCTGAAAGGGATGGCCTTGGCTACCATTGTTTCCATTGTCATCAGCCTGCTCTTCAATATGTTTGAAAACGCAGGTTTAATGAACGACAAAGAAGAAGGAGTCCACTAA
- a CDS encoding sigma-54 interaction domain-containing protein encodes MMKSITLIAKGKTTCQALLHQLQELLGDRVKLHGYYVDGTLKTTVTGDLVVFSSQIVYEQTKEYLPLNCPVIIARRSINYHDIDKLLDIPAGTGVLLVNDLKSSTLETISLLQALGLHHLDYFPFYPGVEDFPRVKVAVTPGELDLVPDFVEKVIDIKTRNIDMTTLVEILRFLELLDEKANLLSARYIKDILNLIKKAKQMADTNNQMKHQLQTIINTVHDGIIALDQQDKISVFNARAEEIFGLNGAELLGKSLQDEALDKEVVSILRGEKVEGENFVKIKERQVVINNSLIKENDSTMGRVYTLKDVTEIQRLEEELRRKLLGREYYARYTFADIVGKSEPLVYTKELAAKIARSHSPILIQGENGTGKELFAQAIHNASPRKKGPFIAVNFAALPESLLESELFGYNEGAFTGAKKGGMPGLFEQAHGGTIFLDEIGDAPLSFQIRLLRVLEEKEVRRIGGSRVIPVDVRVIAATNKDLKGLIEKGLFRQDLYYRLNVLPLKLPSLRERKEDIMTLVEIFYKRFFKGRPSLKAEEYFKAVRDPFLAYSWPGNIRQLHNVVEYLVNICPDRAPEPQLLPEEIKDFAPEESLNTEKDVFIRNLFTEIAEANKRGEPIGRRSLAEKVGISEGQARQLIEKLRKKGLLKVRRGVKGLELSMEGHRWLGALS; translated from the coding sequence ATGATGAAGTCTATCACCCTCATTGCCAAAGGAAAAACAACCTGCCAAGCTCTGCTCCACCAGCTCCAAGAACTACTGGGGGATCGGGTCAAGTTGCATGGGTACTATGTAGATGGTACGCTAAAAACTACTGTTACCGGTGACCTTGTGGTTTTTTCCAGTCAGATTGTCTATGAACAAACTAAAGAGTATTTGCCTTTGAACTGCCCTGTGATTATAGCGCGGCGTTCCATAAATTATCACGACATCGATAAGCTGTTGGATATTCCTGCCGGTACCGGTGTCTTGTTAGTGAACGATTTGAAGTCGTCAACCTTGGAGACTATCTCTTTGTTGCAGGCTTTGGGTTTGCACCACCTTGATTATTTTCCTTTTTATCCGGGTGTTGAAGATTTCCCTAGGGTTAAGGTGGCTGTAACGCCCGGTGAACTGGACCTGGTGCCTGATTTTGTGGAAAAAGTTATTGACATCAAAACAAGAAATATTGATATGACCACGCTGGTGGAAATCTTAAGGTTTTTGGAGCTCCTGGACGAAAAGGCTAACCTGCTTTCGGCCAGGTATATCAAAGATATTTTAAACTTGATCAAAAAAGCCAAACAGATGGCCGATACCAACAACCAGATGAAACACCAGCTCCAGACCATTATCAACACAGTTCACGACGGGATTATCGCCCTGGACCAGCAGGATAAAATATCTGTCTTTAATGCCAGGGCGGAAGAGATTTTTGGTTTGAATGGTGCGGAACTCCTGGGAAAGAGTCTTCAGGACGAAGCGTTAGACAAGGAGGTCGTTTCCATCCTCCGGGGGGAAAAGGTGGAGGGAGAAAATTTTGTAAAAATCAAAGAGAGACAAGTGGTCATTAATAATTCCCTTATCAAGGAAAATGATAGTACCATGGGACGGGTATATACCCTTAAAGATGTGACGGAAATCCAGAGATTAGAAGAAGAGTTAAGAAGGAAACTCCTGGGCCGGGAGTATTATGCCCGCTATACCTTTGCCGATATTGTGGGAAAGAGTGAACCGTTAGTGTATACCAAAGAGCTGGCGGCAAAAATAGCCCGCTCTCATTCACCCATTTTAATCCAGGGTGAAAATGGAACGGGTAAGGAACTTTTTGCCCAGGCCATTCACAATGCCTCGCCGCGTAAAAAGGGGCCCTTTATTGCCGTTAACTTTGCCGCTTTACCGGAGAGTCTTCTGGAAAGTGAACTCTTCGGCTATAACGAAGGAGCTTTTACCGGGGCCAAGAAAGGCGGAATGCCCGGTCTCTTTGAACAGGCCCACGGTGGTACCATCTTTTTAGATGAAATTGGTGATGCCCCCCTTTCTTTTCAAATCCGGCTGCTCAGGGTCCTGGAAGAAAAAGAGGTACGTCGCATCGGCGGATCACGGGTTATTCCTGTCGATGTCAGGGTGATTGCGGCCACCAATAAAGATTTAAAGGGACTGATCGAAAAGGGTCTTTTCCGGCAAGACCTCTATTACCGCTTAAATGTGCTTCCCCTTAAGCTGCCGTCCCTCAGAGAAAGAAAAGAGGACATCATGACGCTGGTGGAAATATTTTATAAACGATTTTTTAAAGGGCGTCCCAGCTTAAAGGCGGAAGAGTACTTTAAAGCTGTGCGGGATCCCTTTTTGGCCTATTCCTGGCCCGGCAATATCCGGCAGCTTCATAACGTGGTGGAATACCTGGTCAACATTTGCCCTGATCGCGCACCTGAGCCTCAGTTATTACCTGAGGAAATAAAGGATTTTGCACCTGAGGAGAGCCTCAACACAGAAAAAGATGTGTTTATAAGGAATCTTTTCACGGAAATTGCTGAAGCCAATAAAAGAGGAGAACCTATAGGACGGAGATCCCTGGCCGAAAAAGTAGGGATATCCGAAGGACAGGCGCGCCAGCTCATTGAAAAATTGCGTAAAA